One Bacteroidota bacterium genomic window carries:
- the pseI gene encoding pseudaminic acid synthase, protein MGNDGSIKIGKHLFERNSRVFIIAELSANHNGSLQVAIDTIKAAKRAGADAIKLQTYTPDTITLNSRNKDFRINEDTIWDGKYLYDLYKEAYTPWDWHPILFEEARKHDLICFSSPFDFSAVDFLESLNTPAYKIASFEITDIPLIEYAASKGKPMIISTGIADIEDIELAIETCRKINNHQIILLKCTSSYPAPIDEANLLMIPDFMKRFGVYAGLSDHTMGITVPIVATSLGAKVIEKHFIIDRSIGGPDSSFSLDEKEFTQMVKAVREAEKAIGIVDYELTQKQKRGRSFSRSLYIVEDIKKGDLFSSQNIRSIRPGFGLHPKHFKDVINKKAKSNIKKGNALKWDDIE, encoded by the coding sequence ATGGGTAACGACGGATCTATTAAAATAGGAAAGCACCTATTCGAAAGAAATAGCAGAGTATTCATAATTGCGGAATTATCTGCAAATCATAATGGTTCTTTGCAAGTTGCAATTGATACTATAAAAGCCGCTAAAAGAGCAGGGGCAGATGCAATAAAGTTGCAAACATATACCCCTGATACGATTACATTAAATTCTAGAAATAAGGATTTTAGAATAAACGAGGATACAATTTGGGATGGCAAATATCTTTATGATCTTTACAAAGAAGCATATACACCTTGGGATTGGCATCCAATTCTATTTGAAGAAGCGAGGAAGCATGATTTAATTTGTTTTTCTTCACCGTTTGATTTCTCGGCAGTTGATTTTCTGGAATCTTTAAATACTCCAGCCTATAAAATTGCTTCATTCGAAATAACTGATATACCTCTAATTGAATACGCTGCATCAAAAGGAAAACCAATGATAATATCTACAGGCATTGCTGATATTGAAGATATTGAATTGGCAATTGAAACCTGTAGAAAGATTAATAATCATCAAATTATATTATTAAAATGCACCTCAAGTTATCCTGCACCCATTGATGAAGCAAACTTACTAATGATACCTGATTTTATGAAGCGTTTCGGTGTTTATGCGGGCCTCTCAGATCATACTATGGGTATAACTGTTCCAATTGTTGCAACCTCTCTTGGAGCAAAAGTAATTGAAAAACATTTTATTATAGATCGTTCAATCGGAGGTCCAGATTCTTCATTTTCTTTAGATGAAAAGGAGTTTACGCAAATGGTAAAAGCAGTAAGAGAAGCTGAAAAGGCCATCGGGATAGTTGATTATGAACTTACCCAAAAGCAAAAAAGGGGAAGGTCTTTTTCACGCTCACTTTATATTGTTGAGGATATTAAAAAAGGTGACCTTTTCTCGTCTCAAAACATTCGTTCTATTAGACCTGGTTTTGGTTTACACCCAAAACATTTTAAGGATGTGATTAATAAAAAAGCAAAGTCAAATATTAAAAAAGGCAATGCTTTAAAATGGGATGATATAGAGTAA
- a CDS encoding Txe/YoeB family addiction module toxin, protein MNELVKDIQRTPFDGKGKPEALKYDLAGYWSRRIDLDHRLVYQYRDEEILIYSCRYHYEK, encoded by the coding sequence ATCAATGAACTTGTAAAAGATATTCAAAGAACTCCTTTTGATGGGAAAGGGAAACCTGAAGCATTAAAATATGATTTGGCTGGTTATTGGTCGCGTAGGATTGATTTGGATCACAGACTGGTTTATCAATATCGGGATGAAGAAATTTTAATCTATAGCTGTCGGTATCATTATGAGAAATAG
- the tnpB gene encoding IS66 family insertion sequence element accessory protein TnpB, which translates to MRKSFDGLAGLVQNNLENNPCSGDVFIFINKQRNKIKLLHWQGISFTLYYKRLEKGTFELPSYDANVGSITIGYTQMVMIVDGLSIKNIQRRKQYQPSLVS; encoded by the coding sequence ATGCGCAAGAGTTTTGATGGCCTGGCCGGACTGGTGCAAAACAACCTGGAAAACAACCCATGTAGTGGGGATGTTTTTATATTCATCAATAAGCAGCGAAATAAGATAAAGCTATTGCACTGGCAGGGCATTAGTTTTACACTTTATTACAAAAGGCTTGAGAAAGGCACATTCGAACTTCCAAGCTACGATGCCAACGTTGGCAGCATAACCATAGGCTATACCCAAATGGTAATGATAGTGGATGGGTTAAGTATAAAAAACATCCAACGAAGAAAGCAATACCAGCCAAGCCTGGTTTCCTGA
- a CDS encoding IS66 family transposase, protein MTLTPENISFQELVEINKKQESQINHLESQISQMQFQIDQMNRLLFGAKRERFIRNADEAQLTLPFDVKVEEAPEKEQEVISYVRSKNTHREHPGRLPLPSHLPVEEIVIEPKEDTTGLKCIGKEVTDQLELVPAKLYIKRFIRPRYIKPTDETALNHVGIIADLPTFPIEKGIAGPGLLAQIMVDKFVDHLPIYRQIERFKREGIHMPSSTLNGWQESICNLLEPLYDTLKHRVLSQGYLQVDETPIQVLDKTKKGKTHRGYHWIYYSPLEKTVFFDYNNGRSREGPTRLLKNFKGYLQTDGYNVYDIFGKKEHITLLNCMAHARRGFEKALDYDKPKAEYAMDMFQKLYTIEQKARDENLTQQQRHELRLDQSLPILNELGKWIVETYKTELPKSALGKALAYCIPRWDNLLAYLNDGSLEIDNNLAENAIRPIALGRKNYLFAGSERGAERAAMFYSFFGTCKKNNINPFEWLRKVLEVIPNYKVNQLTDLLPQNFKL, encoded by the coding sequence ATGACTTTGACACCCGAAAATATAAGCTTTCAAGAGCTTGTTGAGATAAACAAAAAACAAGAATCTCAGATAAACCATTTGGAGTCACAAATCAGCCAAATGCAGTTCCAGATTGATCAGATGAACCGCTTGCTTTTCGGGGCAAAGAGAGAAAGGTTCATCCGCAACGCCGACGAAGCCCAACTTACCTTGCCCTTTGATGTGAAAGTGGAAGAAGCCCCTGAAAAAGAGCAGGAGGTTATCAGTTATGTACGGTCGAAAAATACCCACAGGGAACATCCGGGAAGGTTGCCCCTGCCATCACATTTACCAGTTGAAGAGATAGTTATAGAGCCTAAAGAAGATACAACAGGGTTAAAGTGCATTGGCAAAGAGGTAACCGACCAACTGGAACTTGTCCCGGCCAAACTGTACATCAAACGGTTTATCCGTCCAAGATACATAAAGCCAACCGATGAAACTGCTTTAAACCATGTAGGCATTATAGCCGACCTGCCAACCTTTCCTATCGAAAAAGGCATAGCAGGCCCTGGTTTACTGGCACAGATCATGGTTGATAAGTTTGTAGACCACCTGCCTATTTACAGGCAAATAGAACGGTTTAAAAGAGAAGGCATTCACATGCCATCCTCGACCCTTAATGGCTGGCAGGAATCGATATGTAATTTACTGGAACCACTTTATGATACCTTAAAACACAGGGTGCTCTCGCAAGGCTACTTACAGGTCGATGAAACCCCTATTCAGGTATTAGATAAAACGAAAAAGGGGAAAACACACCGTGGTTACCACTGGATATATTACAGCCCGCTTGAAAAGACTGTATTCTTCGACTATAACAATGGGCGCTCCCGGGAAGGACCAACAAGGCTCCTGAAAAACTTCAAAGGTTATTTGCAAACCGATGGCTATAACGTATATGACATTTTCGGGAAGAAAGAACATATTACCCTGCTAAATTGCATGGCGCATGCCCGGCGTGGGTTCGAAAAAGCATTGGATTATGATAAACCCAAGGCTGAATATGCAATGGACATGTTCCAAAAACTTTATACCATAGAACAAAAAGCCAGAGATGAAAACCTTACCCAGCAGCAAAGGCATGAACTCAGGCTTGACCAGTCGCTGCCCATACTCAACGAATTGGGCAAGTGGATAGTTGAAACATATAAAACCGAATTGCCAAAATCGGCCTTAGGCAAAGCACTGGCATATTGCATACCTCGTTGGGATAATTTATTGGCATACTTAAATGACGGTTCATTGGAAATAGACAATAACCTGGCTGAAAATGCTATTCGACCAATAGCCCTTGGCAGAAAGAATTACCTGTTTGCCGGTTCCGAAAGAGGAGCTGAAAGGGCTGCCATGTTCTATTCTTTCTTCGGCACCTGTAAAAAGAACAATATAAACCCTTTTGAATGGCTAAGAAAAGTATTGGAAGTTATACCCAACTATAAAGTAAACCAACTAACCGATTTGTTGCCGCAAAATTTTAAGCTGTAG
- a CDS encoding type II toxin-antitoxin system YoeB family toxin: MTRITFSKNAWEDYLSWQREDKKILRKMYPYYQVGHG, from the coding sequence ATGACGCGGATTACGTTTTCTAAAAATGCCTGGGAAGATTATCTATCATGGCAGAGAGAGGATAAAAAGATACTCCGAAAAATGTATCCCTACTACCAAGTAGGTCATGGTTAG
- a CDS encoding type II toxin-antitoxin system Phd/YefM family antitoxin, whose protein sequence is MIAANFSEFRTQLKKYLDDIEDNNETLIVKRKTGKGTVMISLDEYNSIMETVHLLSSKSNADRLYESIRQMKEGKTVVSDLIEE, encoded by the coding sequence ATGATTGCGGCAAATTTTTCTGAGTTTAGGACTCAATTAAAAAAATACCTTGATGATATCGAGGATAATAATGAGACTCTGATTGTAAAAAGAAAAACAGGTAAAGGTACTGTCATGATATCCCTGGATGAGTATAACTCCATCATGGAGACGGTTCATCTGTTAAGCTCCAAAAGCAATGCTGACAGATTGTATGAATCGATACGTCAGATGAAAGAGGGAAAGACTGTTGTAAGTGATTTGATTGAAGAATGA
- a CDS encoding GxxExxY protein, giving the protein MQTNSYSPVPEHIDRIGKIVVDAAFNVHKNLGPGLLEKVYEVCFCHELAKRGLKFQRQVSIPIEYDNIVFDEGLRLDVLVEDCIICELKAMDNVNPVWEAQLLSHLKLTGKRLGYLINFNVVKMKEGIRRFIV; this is encoded by the coding sequence ATGCAAACAAATTCATATTCTCCGGTGCCTGAACATATAGATCGAATTGGTAAAATAGTGGTTGATGCTGCTTTTAATGTTCATAAGAATCTGGGTCCTGGTTTGTTGGAAAAGGTGTATGAGGTGTGTTTCTGTCATGAACTTGCCAAACGAGGTTTAAAGTTTCAACGACAAGTTAGCATTCCAATCGAATATGATAATATTGTTTTTGATGAAGGCCTTCGTTTAGATGTATTGGTTGAAGATTGCATTATATGCGAGCTCAAAGCAATGGATAATGTTAATCCTGTATGGGAAGCCCAACTGCTAAGTCATCTAAAACTTACAGGGAAAAGATTAGGATACCTGATTAATTTTAATGTTGTAAAAATGAAAGAAGGGATAAGAAGATTTATTGTTTAG